A window of Pullulanibacillus sp. KACC 23026 genomic DNA:
TCTTAGACCCTTACTGAGCTGATTAACATAGGTTGAAACGCCGCCAATATGAGGAAGTATAGAGTGAAAAGCCACTAATATTTTCAATAGATATCCCCGCTTTATTTGTCAAAGTCCGTTTAATCGGATCCTGTATCCCTCTTTGGATCTCAATCATTCATTCTCCTCATGTAAATGAATCGAGAAAATACTATTAAGGCCATGACTTTCTAAGGGCAGCTGCCATAACATTTTTTTATTTTTTAAATCATAACAAGCGAGTCGTGTCGGCATTGCCCCATATTCTCCTTTTCTCACTTGCTTACCCTTTTCGTCTACATATTGAGTAGGTCGAAGTCTTGAGAAACCGACAATGATTGTATGATCATTCAACACAAGAATTCCCCTGCACCATCCAATTGATTTAGGTGTCAAAGAGAATGATTTGAGGTCATATTGAGCTTTAATTTTTTGGTTCTTAATATCGGCAATGAACACGGTCCCATCTACTCTAGTAAAATAAATCGAATTACCCACCACAATTCCATCGTGTATGAGCCTTTCCCCTATTTCAATTCGTTTTGAGGGATTCGTCAAACAGATGGCATCCTTTTGGAGACATCGAGTCGCCCATACATCATCCCCCACTTGAAACACGTAATTAGGGTGGGACTGATGGGGCTTCGTTGTCAATACTTTACGATAATCAACTGACTTTGAAAATCTCTCCCAAGGATTCTTTTGTAAGACATTCCACACACCTAATATTTTTCCTGACAAATCGACATTGAGGACCATATCTAATCCTGTGTTTACCACTAATAAAGAGCCGTCTTTTGCCGGACAAACATGATGAACATCATTGAAAAGAGGTAACGAAACATAATGCAAGAGATTAAAATCAGGTACTGAATAAATCAAAACCTCTGTTTGAGTACACACATATAATTGGTTATCAATCAGAGTCCCTGCTTTAAATAAAATGGAGGAATCGGAATCAGGAGTCACTTCGGGAGGTGACTGATAATTTAAACAGGGTTTTATTTCGCGTGTCTCAAGATCGATCTTAAGAATCACGCCTTTTTGATACTGTTTCCACTCTTCTTGGATTCGTCCTTTTTGCTGACCCCCTACAACATACAAATATTTAGCCAATCTTAAACACCTCATTGTTAAAATATTGTCGATCAAACGAAAATGAATCGGATTTCCACTAAGATTTGGTATAAACTGAAATCGTATCATTAATCATTCGTTCTAAATCCCAAGCTTTCATGGCAAACTTTTGTGCATTTGATCCTAAAGTATCCCTTAATTCTTTATCGTCCAACAGCTTTTTTAAGTTAACATATAATCCATTACTATTTTGTCCCTTTGACAATAGTCCCGTTTTGTTGTGTGCAATCATTTCAGGAATCCCCCCCACATTAGTTGCGACAACGGGTTTACCGGCCAATTGACCTTCCATAACCGCATACGGTTGATTTTCCTGTAAACTAGCTAACACGACAATATCAGATTTCTTCAAGACGGCCGGGACATTACTCTGATAACCAAGAAAGACAACATGTTCATCTAAGTTAAGCTCTGCGACTTGTTTTCTCAACTCATTTTCTAAGTTCCCATCACCAATTAGCCAGCAAATCCAATCTTCCCTGTCCTTCTTCAGCTTTGCCAAAGCCTCAAATAGGTATTTATGGCCCTTAACCTCAGTTAGTCTTGCCGGGCAGGCAATCACGGTTTTATTAGACGAAGGAGGTAGGGTAACCTGTTCTTCCATCTTTTTATTAAAAAGATTTAAATCAATCCCATGATGGACAACCGACAGCTTTTGTTCAGGTACCGAATACGAATTGATAAGGAAGTGTTTCATCCATTCCGATGGAAGAATCCATTGATCGCTTGAGTTTGCAGCTTCTCTGTCATAGCTTTTTGAAAACTCCCATGACTTAGACTCATAAGACAACCCCTCATCCAGTAATTTATTATAGATAGGAGTTCCATGAACCGTCCCTATCAAAGGTGTTTTCTCAGGTTTTATGAATGATAACGCATAAGCGGATTGAAGGTCCTGTGCATGGATGACATCATACTTCTCTAATCCAAAATAGGAAGCCACTTCTCCATAAATATAACGGTCAATTTCAGCCTGTTTGAAGTAAGCATCAATTTCCCCTAAGTTTTCGATCCTTTTTTTGATATTTGGTTTTAGATTTTGATATAATTTTGTTATATCAAACTCATGATTTCTATTATTTAAATAAAATCGAAAAAAAGAGTCGGTTCTTGCAAGAAGGTCCACTTGATGACCTTTACTTTCAAGTCCTTGTTTCAATTGTGTAATATAGGCAGCAACCCCGCCGATATTAGGGTATTTGCCTCGATGTGCAATTAAAATCCTCATATAACTCCTCCCTTTTCAAAACCATGGTAACTATCCATCCACTCTCTCTATCTACAAGTGCTCATACAACTGTTTATTTTCTTTCAAAAACTTAATATGTTCAGCAATGTGTTCATGGAAATTCAAAGGTATATTGTGTAAAGACGAATATTTATCCTCAGGTTTCGCAAAAGTAAGATTCAGATGCTTCATGACACTTGGATAGATCGGTAATATATACCTCCTAAAATCTGTATGATGAACAACATTGGTTAACTCATCAGCAGGCAGCCCTAATTTTGCAAGAATTTTCTTTGATACATAACGAATAATAGGGAAATTAGGGTGGTTCACAGTAAAAAATAAATGGACGTTTTTATAATAGCGTTCGATAAAATCATCTAGAGTCACATCCAGATCATTTGAACGCTTCTTAAGCTCATTCAAACTCAATTGAACATTTTTTTGAAGTTCTTCAAATGTATAAAAGTTCTCATCGGATACAATGGAAATAATGTCTTCATCACACTTGCCTTGTCTTAGTAAATGAATGATATTTTTATCGGCATAGGGCTGAATCCCTTTGGCAAATTGAGGATGATAGCCTGTAAAATAGGACACGGGGATCGTCATGGTTTG
This region includes:
- a CDS encoding glycosyltransferase family 4 protein encodes the protein MRILIAHRGKYPNIGGVAAYITQLKQGLESKGHQVDLLARTDSFFRFYLNNRNHEFDITKLYQNLKPNIKKRIENLGEIDAYFKQAEIDRYIYGEVASYFGLEKYDVIHAQDLQSAYALSFIKPEKTPLIGTVHGTPIYNKLLDEGLSYESKSWEFSKSYDREAANSSDQWILPSEWMKHFLINSYSVPEQKLSVVHHGIDLNLFNKKMEEQVTLPPSSNKTVIACPARLTEVKGHKYLFEALAKLKKDREDWICWLIGDGNLENELRKQVAELNLDEHVVFLGYQSNVPAVLKKSDIVVLASLQENQPYAVMEGQLAGKPVVATNVGGIPEMIAHNKTGLLSKGQNSNGLYVNLKKLLDDKELRDTLGSNAQKFAMKAWDLERMINDTISVYTKS
- a CDS encoding WcbI family polysaccharide biosynthesis putative acetyltransferase: MKKKCIVYGNCQIGPIRQYLMSSKSFRKLYKMIEVPPVHLCDRKTGLTEAQLNELNDCDLFIYQKVSDTYGPYLATDYLLEKLPDKCQTMTIPVSYFTGYHPQFAKGIQPYADKNIIHLLRQGKCDEDIISIVSDENFYTFEELQKNVQLSLNELKKRSNDLDVTLDDFIERYYKNVHLFFTVNHPNFPIIRYVSKKILAKLGLPADELTNVVHHTDFRRYILPIYPSVMKHLNLTFAKPEDKYSSLHNIPLNFHEHIAEHIKFLKENKQLYEHL